One stretch of Acholeplasma laidlawii PG-8A DNA includes these proteins:
- a CDS encoding restriction endonuclease subunit S, which produces MNDVNYIYGVVPDNWKKMKIKHFYELYSGGTPLSSVDSNYAEEGVCFVNISDMTNTEYITDTTKKLTDKGIKNKNLKILKSGTILYSIYASLGSVSELKTKATISQAILALIPKMGISIDKNYLKFLLMIAKENIFYFSNGTTQSNLNADIVNNLPLIIPELNNQIRISLYVGNKTLIINKLIDNQKQQIEKLKEYKQSLISEVVTKGLNPNVEFKDSNVKWIGLIPKNYDVSLISRHTFVTKLAGFEFTEILSKNINEFDDIPIVRAQNIKNDKFIKDFTGYINNDTARKLVRSNLDKPCILMTFIGAGVGEVAIFNEEKLHQLAPNVAKIEILKSHEDRISLRYLLYYLMSNAANFEKDQYLKATAQPNISMTIIRGLRFVLPPIDDQNKIIKYLDNKVLRLDELIELKNKKIDELYNYKKSLIYEYVTGKKEVS; this is translated from the coding sequence ATGAATGATGTAAATTATATTTATGGTGTCGTTCCGGATAACTGGAAGAAAATGAAAATCAAGCATTTTTATGAACTATATAGCGGTGGAACTCCTTTATCATCAGTAGATAGTAACTATGCAGAAGAAGGTGTTTGTTTTGTCAACATATCTGACATGACTAATACAGAGTATATAACTGACACGACTAAAAAGCTGACTGATAAAGGAATTAAAAACAAAAACTTAAAAATTCTTAAATCAGGAACAATCTTGTACTCTATTTATGCATCTTTAGGTTCGGTTTCTGAGTTGAAAACAAAGGCTACAATTAGCCAAGCAATTTTAGCATTAATACCTAAAATGGGAATTTCTATTGATAAAAACTACTTGAAATTTCTTCTTATGATAGCTAAAGAAAATATTTTCTACTTTTCTAATGGAACAACCCAAAGTAATTTAAATGCAGATATAGTTAATAATTTACCTTTGATTATCCCTGAGTTAAATAATCAAATTAGAATAAGCTTATATGTAGGCAATAAAACATTGATAATTAATAAATTGATAGATAATCAAAAGCAACAAATCGAAAAACTCAAAGAGTACAAGCAATCACTTATTAGTGAGGTTGTTACTAAAGGTTTAAACCCAAATGTAGAATTTAAAGATAGTAATGTCAAATGGATAGGATTAATCCCTAAAAATTATGATGTATCATTAATTTCTCGGCATACATTTGTAACTAAACTAGCTGGTTTTGAATTTACTGAGATTCTTAGTAAGAACATAAATGAATTTGATGATATTCCGATTGTTAGAGCTCAAAATATAAAAAACGATAAATTTATTAAAGATTTTACTGGATATATAAATAATGATACTGCCAGAAAATTGGTAAGATCTAATTTAGATAAGCCATGTATATTGATGACTTTTATTGGAGCAGGTGTAGGCGAAGTTGCTATTTTTAATGAAGAAAAACTGCATCAATTAGCACCAAATGTGGCGAAAATTGAAATTTTAAAGTCACATGAAGATAGAATATCATTAAGATATTTGTTATATTACTTGATGAGTAATGCAGCAAATTTCGAAAAAGATCAATACTTAAAGGCTACTGCACAACCGAATATTTCAATGACAATTATAAGAGGCTTAAGGTTTGTATTACCCCCTATAGATGATCAAAATAAAATAATTAAGTATTTAGACAATAAAGTTTTAAGGCTTGATGAACTTATTGAACTAAAAAATAAAAAAATAGATGAACTGTATAATTATAAAAAATCCCTCATCTACGAATACGTAACAGGAAAGAAAGAAGTTTCATAA
- a CDS encoding type I restriction-modification system subunit M: MTTAEIGKLTTTNIQEKANLIWAIANHLVGLFKPHEYGKVILPMTVLKRFDDALKETKQEVLSLNKKLNEQKTIDAIKDGLICKTTGYDFYNVSPFTFENLLADPDNIASNFDTYLKGFSDNVKDIISNFKFEQVLETMHKGNVLYVVIQEFNSKKADMHPDKITSMDMGYIFEELIRKFSESYDEQAGAHFTSRDIIYLMAELLVANEKEHIKQNGVVKTAYDMAMGTSQMLGCLDEKMKEINFDSKLSLFGQEFNPETYAIAKADMLIKGGNAQNMKFGDTLSDDQFSNYEFDYIISNPPFGIDWKLEEKQVKQEYAKLGYDGRFGPGLPAISDGQMLFLLNGVKKLKEGSGRMAIIQNGSSLFTGDAGSGPSEIRKYLIESDLLEAIIQLPTDLFYNTGISTYVWIVSKNKNKERLGKIQLIDASNCYVKRRKNIGKKRVDLDDTSIDLITKAYLDFKEVKYEENDLVVESKIFDNDFFGYTKVTVESPITDENGKPILKKGKLQADSKKRDTELVPLQENIEAFFKDNVLPYNSSAWMDRSKDKVGYEIPFTRLFYKFIPPKASSDIFAEIKQLEEEETQLMKELFGNE, from the coding sequence ATGACAACTGCAGAGATAGGTAAATTAACTACAACCAATATTCAAGAGAAAGCAAATCTAATTTGGGCAATCGCTAATCATCTTGTTGGATTATTTAAGCCACATGAGTACGGTAAGGTTATCTTACCGATGACGGTACTAAAAAGATTTGATGACGCTTTAAAAGAAACGAAACAGGAAGTTTTATCACTCAATAAGAAATTAAATGAACAAAAAACGATTGATGCAATTAAAGATGGATTAATATGCAAAACTACTGGATATGACTTTTATAATGTTAGCCCATTTACATTTGAAAACCTTTTAGCTGATCCAGATAACATCGCATCTAATTTTGATACATACTTAAAAGGATTCTCTGATAACGTAAAAGATATTATTTCCAACTTTAAATTTGAACAAGTCCTAGAAACAATGCATAAAGGGAATGTCCTTTATGTTGTTATACAGGAGTTTAATTCTAAGAAAGCTGATATGCATCCGGATAAAATCACCTCCATGGACATGGGCTATATTTTTGAAGAACTTATCCGTAAGTTCTCTGAATCCTATGATGAACAAGCAGGGGCTCACTTTACTTCAAGAGACATCATTTATTTGATGGCTGAGTTATTAGTTGCAAACGAAAAAGAACATATTAAACAAAATGGTGTCGTTAAAACTGCATATGACATGGCTATGGGAACATCACAGATGTTAGGTTGTCTTGATGAGAAAATGAAAGAGATTAACTTCGATTCAAAGTTATCTCTATTTGGTCAAGAGTTTAATCCAGAAACCTATGCAATCGCAAAAGCCGATATGCTCATCAAAGGTGGAAACGCTCAAAACATGAAGTTTGGCGATACACTAAGTGACGATCAATTTTCAAATTATGAATTTGACTATATCATTTCTAATCCACCGTTTGGTATTGATTGGAAGCTTGAAGAAAAACAAGTCAAACAAGAATATGCTAAATTAGGTTATGATGGCAGATTTGGACCAGGGTTGCCTGCAATTAGTGATGGACAAATGCTCTTCCTACTTAATGGTGTAAAGAAATTAAAAGAAGGTTCTGGTAGAATGGCAATCATTCAAAACGGGTCTTCACTCTTTACTGGAGATGCTGGTAGTGGTCCGAGTGAAATTAGAAAATACTTAATTGAAAGTGATTTGTTAGAAGCAATTATTCAATTACCAACTGACCTTTTCTACAATACTGGTATATCAACATATGTTTGGATAGTTTCTAAAAATAAAAATAAAGAACGATTAGGAAAAATTCAACTCATTGATGCTTCTAATTGCTATGTGAAAAGAAGAAAAAACATTGGTAAGAAGCGTGTTGACCTAGATGATACATCAATTGACTTAATTACTAAAGCCTATTTAGATTTCAAAGAAGTAAAATATGAAGAAAATGACTTAGTTGTTGAATCAAAAATCTTTGATAATGATTTCTTTGGGTACACAAAAGTAACTGTTGAATCACCAATTACAGATGAAAATGGTAAACCAATTCTTAAAAAAGGAAAACTTCAAGCAGACTCTAAGAAACGTGATACTGAATTGGTACCATTACAAGAAAATATCGAAGCTTTCTTTAAAGATAATGTATTACCTTATAATTCATCAGCTTGGATGGATCGAAGCAAAGACAAAGTCGGTTATGAAATACCATTTACAAGACTGTTTTATAAGTTTATTCCTCCAAAGGCCTCCTCAGATATATTCGCTGAGATTAAACAACTTGAAGAAGAAGAGACACAACTGATGAAGGAGTTATTTGGAAATGAATGA
- a CDS encoding N-6 DNA methylase: protein MENKNLVWEFANRVRGRVPEEMVVEFVISFAYDYCNSNDLIPGNETELLNIAGESLERIPSDLKFDLENMFLDLSFDEIKGFVSSSLFIKQRFMDNSNDNLLALASELLELSNGDSLFDLGSGLGGFLIGTLNLAQERSIELSALYGVEINYNQHALSKMVLEIFTFDSSVKSKINYANILTDKYELTYNKGFVYPPLGMKLMGNDLNYISIFKNIVLSTRNSVEWIFIDKLLSNLKGEDARAVALVTGRTLFSAVDRDYRNEILKSGMLEGIIELPQGIVDNTSIKLFLLIFSKNNKNVRLFDASMFSSKRKFNGPIKVDVKQIIDFYYGNDVAKKDISELTDLSNWIPSTALLTIDSPINGVKLSEVAHVFTGSQYTVRNFQEALTDENTGYKLLTSSDIQDGLIDESNLQNIDNKDGKLDKFALEYEDVIITSKSSKVKIAVIDFEPKDKIIVTGGMIIARVDKSKLNPTFLKVFLESDQGQLLLKSIQKGISIITINATELSNIIIPLPQLDVQYNISKKYNRKLSSLMALKAEILKIEDELKNFYYEEIEEVLS from the coding sequence ATGGAAAATAAAAATTTAGTATGGGAATTTGCAAACAGAGTCAGAGGACGTGTGCCTGAAGAAATGGTGGTTGAATTTGTTATTTCATTTGCATATGATTATTGCAATAGTAATGATTTAATACCGGGAAATGAAACAGAATTACTTAACATTGCTGGAGAATCATTAGAAAGAATACCAAGTGACCTAAAATTTGATTTAGAAAATATGTTTTTGGACTTAAGTTTCGATGAAATAAAAGGATTCGTTTCTAGTTCTCTATTTATAAAACAGAGATTTATGGATAATTCGAATGATAATCTGTTAGCATTAGCTTCAGAGTTACTTGAACTATCAAATGGTGATTCACTTTTTGATTTAGGTAGTGGATTAGGTGGTTTTTTAATTGGTACATTGAATTTAGCTCAGGAACGTTCAATTGAGTTGTCTGCTTTATATGGTGTGGAAATTAACTATAATCAACATGCACTTTCTAAGATGGTACTAGAAATATTCACCTTTGATTCTTCGGTAAAGAGTAAGATTAACTATGCTAATATCCTAACCGATAAATACGAACTAACTTATAATAAAGGGTTTGTCTATCCACCTTTAGGTATGAAGTTAATGGGTAATGATCTAAACTATATTTCTATTTTTAAAAATATTGTTCTATCCACTCGAAACTCTGTTGAATGGATATTTATTGATAAATTATTAAGCAATTTAAAAGGTGAAGACGCTAGAGCGGTAGCGCTTGTTACTGGTCGTACATTATTTAGTGCAGTTGATAGAGACTATCGAAATGAAATACTAAAGAGTGGCATGCTTGAAGGTATCATTGAGTTACCACAAGGAATTGTCGATAATACATCGATCAAGTTATTCTTACTTATCTTTAGTAAAAATAATAAGAATGTTCGTCTATTTGATGCGAGTATGTTCTCATCAAAAAGAAAGTTTAATGGACCTATTAAAGTAGATGTAAAACAAATAATAGATTTCTATTATGGAAATGATGTAGCTAAAAAAGATATTTCAGAATTAACAGATTTATCTAATTGGATTCCTTCGACAGCACTATTAACAATAGATTCACCAATAAATGGTGTTAAATTGAGTGAGGTTGCACATGTTTTTACAGGCTCACAATACACAGTTAGAAACTTTCAAGAAGCATTAACTGATGAAAATACAGGTTATAAATTGCTTACATCTAGTGATATACAAGACGGACTCATTGATGAATCAAATCTACAAAATATCGATAATAAAGATGGTAAGTTAGATAAATTTGCTTTGGAATATGAGGATGTCATTATAACAAGCAAATCATCTAAGGTTAAAATAGCAGTCATCGATTTTGAACCAAAGGATAAAATTATTGTAACTGGTGGTATGATCATTGCTCGTGTTGACAAGAGTAAATTGAATCCAACATTTCTTAAGGTTTTCTTAGAATCAGATCAAGGACAATTATTATTAAAGAGTATTCAAAAAGGTATATCGATAATTACAATTAACGCTACAGAACTTTCGAATATAATTATCCCACTACCTCAACTAGATGTTCAATATAATATATCTAAAAAATATAATAGAAAACTATCTTCTTTAATGGCACTTAAGGCAGAAATCCTAAAGATAGAAGACGAACTCAAAAACTTCTATTATGAAGAAATAGAGGAGGTACTATCTTAG